A window of the Budorcas taxicolor isolate Tak-1 chromosome 10, Takin1.1, whole genome shotgun sequence genome harbors these coding sequences:
- the LOC128054759 gene encoding olfactory receptor 6S1, whose amino-acid sequence MAPGGNHSSGITEFILAGFPNLNSTKAELFSVFLLVYLLTLTGNVLIVGVIGADTRLQTPMYFFLGNLSCLEILLTSVIIPKMLSNFLSRQNTISFAACIIQFYLYFFLGASEFLLLAVMSVDRYLAVCHPLHYPLLMNGAVCFRVALACWVGGLLAVLGPTVAVALLPFCEQDAVVQHFFCDSGPLLRLACTNTKKLEETDFVLASLVIIASLMITAVSYGHIVLAVLRIPSVSGRQKAFSTCTSHLMVVTLFYGSASFLYVRPSQSGSVDTNWAVTVVTTFVTPLLNPFIYALRNERVRQALKDVFKKVIAGFWWHLSLAKSFNKKIVR is encoded by the coding sequence ATGGCTCCTGGTGGAAACCATAGCAGTGGTATAACCGAGTTCATCCTGGCGGGTTTCCCAAATCTCAATAGCACAAAAGCAGAActgttttctgtcttccttcttgTTTATCTGCTGACTCTAACAGGTAATGTGTTGATCGTCGGGGTGATAGGAGCTGATACTCGCCTGCAGACTCCCATGTACTTCTTTCTAGGTAACTTGTCCTGCCTAGAGATTCTGCTCACTTCTGTCATTATTCCCAAGATGCTGAGCAATTTCCTCTCAAGGCAAAACACTATTTCCTTTGCTGCATGTATTATCCAGTTCTATCTCTACTTCTTTCTTGGGGCCTCTGAGTTCCTACTGTTGGCTGTCATGTCAGTGGATCGCTACCTGGCCGTCTGTCATCCTCTGCACTACCCCTTGCTCATGAACGGGGCTGTGTGCTTCCGAGTGGCCTTGGCCTGCTGGGTCGGGGGGCTCCTTGCAGTGCTTGGCCCCACAGTGGCTGTGGCCTTGCTTCCTTTCTGTGAACAGGATGCTGTGGTGCAGCACTTCTTCTGTGACAGTGGCCCTCTGCTCCGCCTGGCATGCACCAACACCAAGAAGCTGGAGGAAACGGACTTTGTCTTAGCTTCTCTTGTCATCATAGCCTCACTGATGATTACTGCCGTGTCCTATGGTCACATAGTCCTGGCTGTCCTGCGCATCCCCTCAGTTTCAGGCCGGCAGAAGGCTTTCTCTACCTGTACCTCCCACTTGATGGTGGTGACCCTCTTCTATGGAAGTGCCAGTTTCCTATACGTGCGGCCATCACAGAGTGGCTCTGTGGATACCAACTGGGCAGTGACAGTGGTAACAACCTTTGTGACACCGCTGCTGAACCCATTCATCTATGCCTTACGGAACGAGCGAGTAAGACAAGCTTTGAAGGACGTGTTTAAGAAGGTAA